The genomic stretch TAATGGTGTATCTATGACTCTTTCTTCACCATAGATTGCCTGCAGACCGTCGGTTACTCGAAACACACCGCCGTTTTTTCCAATATCTTGTCCTAAACAAATGACAGAATCGTCACGTTCCATTTCTATTTTTAACGCGTGATTAACTGCTCCAACTATATTCATCATTGCCATTTTAAAAGATTCCTCCTTTACTAAAAGACGCCTTTTGTTCTTGTAAATCATTTGGAATGTCTGCATAAACAAGATCAAAGATATCCTCTATGGAACTTTTAGGTGTTGATTCCGCTATTTGTATTGCTTCGCTTATTTTATCATTGGCAATCGCAAGCTCTTTTTCTTCTAATTCATCGTTCCATAATCCTTGATCGGTTAAAAAGGCTTTCATTCTTTGGGTTGGATCTTTCTTCAACCAAACTTCAACCTCTTCTTGGTCCCGGTACTTTGTCGGATCGTCCGCGGTTGTATGAGGTCCTTGCCGGAATGTAACAGCTTCAATTAAAACCGGATAACCAGATTTGGCTTTTTCGATGGCTTCTTTCATAGTTTGGTAGACAGCCAAAACATCATTCCCGTCAACTTGAACACCGCTAATGCCATAAGCAAGTGCTTTTTGTGCGATTGAGTTACTCGCAGTTTGCTTTGAAAATGGTACACTGATTGCCCATTGGTTGTTTTGAACAAAGAAAATCACCGGCAACTTATTCACACCCGCAAAATTTAAAGCTTCATGAAAATCACCTTGTGACGTCGCTCCATCACCGAAATAAGCAACACTGACCGTTTTTTCTTTACGATATTTACTTGCAAACGCACTGCCCGTTGCATGAAGAGTCTGTGCAGCAATGATAATTTGTAAAGGCAATACGTTAACACCCTCAGGTCTAGAACCACCTTTGATGTGTCCCATTAAAGAAAGGTACATATCTGAAATTGGAATGCCTCGGACTAAAAAGACAGCTTGTTCTCGATAGCTCGGAAAAACCCAGTCACTTTTATCTAATGCTAATGCACTTCCAACTTGAGCGGCTTCCTGTCCTGCAAAAGAACCGGTCGTTCCAATTCTCCCTTGCCGTTGAAGTTTTAAAGACCGTTCATCATATACTCTTGAAAGGAGCATCCATTTATACATATTCACCATCGTATCATTATCAATGTTTGGCAAGTCGCCAATCGGCTTTCCTTTATCATCAAGAACCTTGACCATATTGTACGATAATTGACTTTGTTCAATCCACATTACATTACCCTCCTATAAAGACTGTATTTAAATGAGAATTAGACTAATTTGCGGTATAAAAGTGATTAGCAATAACGCGATGAAAAACGCGATGATAAATGGGACCGATTTCCGTGCGATAATCGTAATTGGAATGTTCGTCATCGTGCTAGCAATGTATAAGTTAGCCCCAACTGGTGGTGTAACAAAACCAATAGCCAAAGTAACAATCATAATCACACCAAAATGAATCGGGTCAACACCAACAGTCGTTACGATTGGTAAGAAAATTGGCGTTAAAATTAATATAGCCGCAAGCGTATCCATAATCATCCCAATAATGATTAAAAATAAAATGATAATTATCAGAATCATGGTTTTATTTGTAGTTACTGATGTTAGTCCTGACGCAACCGCTTGAGGTGCCCCCATTAATGTGAGTACTCGTCCAAAAACACCGGCAACCATAAAAATAAAAAGTGCTGGAACCATCATTTTTACCGTTTCCGCAACGAGTGGTAAAAAATTTTTAACATTGACTGTTCGATAAACAAAAACACTGATTACCAATGCATAAATAACTGAGACTACACCTGCTTCCGTAGGAGTAACGATTCCGCCATAAATTCCACCAAGAATGATAATCGGAGCCAATAATGCAAAAAATCCGTCCTTTATCGTGTTAAATAAGCCTATTTTTCTTCGCTCATTATATACATTCATGATTTTTTCTTTATTTTCACCCGTATTTTTACAATAAAAATAAGCGTATACCATCAGTGAAACACCGATCAATATTCCTGGAAATATACCGGCAATAAATAAATCCCCAATTGACTGATTCGAAGACATTCCATAAATAATAAACGGGATACTTGGAGGAATAATAACGCCTAATCCGCCCGAAGTGGCGATCATTGCTGTACTAAATTGCCGATCATAGCCTAGTTTTGTTAATATAGGAATGACCATCGCCCCGACTGCAGCCACAGTTGCCGGACTG from Pueribacillus theae encodes the following:
- the pdhA gene encoding pyruvate dehydrogenase (acetyl-transferring) E1 component subunit alpha; the encoded protein is MWIEQSQLSYNMVKVLDDKGKPIGDLPNIDNDTMVNMYKWMLLSRVYDERSLKLQRQGRIGTTGSFAGQEAAQVGSALALDKSDWVFPSYREQAVFLVRGIPISDMYLSLMGHIKGGSRPEGVNVLPLQIIIAAQTLHATGSAFASKYRKEKTVSVAYFGDGATSQGDFHEALNFAGVNKLPVIFFVQNNQWAISVPFSKQTASNSIAQKALAYGISGVQVDGNDVLAVYQTMKEAIEKAKSGYPVLIEAVTFRQGPHTTADDPTKYRDQEEVEVWLKKDPTQRMKAFLTDQGLWNDELEEKELAIANDKISEAIQIAESTPKSSIEDIFDLVYADIPNDLQEQKASFSKGGIF
- a CDS encoding TRAP transporter large permease, which produces MIVLLFIILFILLALTIPIGISLGFVSILSVYLTDTVSDLSFIVRNLASSMDSYPLLAIPMFILSGTIMAVGGMSERLFNIFIYIFGNRTAGMPIAAIATCLFYGAISGSSPATVAAVGAMVIPILTKLGYDRQFSTAMIATSGGLGVIIPPSIPFIIYGMSSNQSIGDLFIAGIFPGILIGVSLMVYAYFYCKNTGENKEKIMNVYNERRKIGLFNTIKDGFFALLAPIIILGGIYGGIVTPTEAGVVSVIYALVISVFVYRTVNVKNFLPLVAETVKMMVPALFIFMVAGVFGRVLTLMGAPQAVASGLTSVTTNKTMILIIIILFLIIIGMIMDTLAAILILTPIFLPIVTTVGVDPIHFGVIMIVTLAIGFVTPPVGANLYIASTMTNIPITIIARKSVPFIIAFFIALLLITFIPQISLILI